In Takifugu flavidus isolate HTHZ2018 chromosome 5, ASM371156v2, whole genome shotgun sequence, the following proteins share a genomic window:
- the cabin1 gene encoding calcineurin-binding protein cabin-1 isoform X3 gives MIRIAALNAASTAADESQDPLKTHKSQTKEAQEAEAFALYHKALDLQKHDKFEESSKAYHELLKKPLLKEAMPSDDHRVGVKHPGLILKYSTFKNLATMAATQDDLETAMEFYLEAVILDSTDVNMWYKIGQVALRLVRIPLARHAFEEGLHCNPDHWPCMDNLITVLYTLSDYTCCLYFIAKALERDHCYTKGLVLKERIFEEQPCLKQDTMQMFTKCHVSIHYVEVEKEEQDSILEEARELRRRRQMLSRCEPQPDLVLIQPVHCLTWKNLGESLLAMYKHQTTCEPPRPSLGRRIDLSEYCNQILLQNFPQPTSPICLGPSTILSSSPSSSLPPVALAEPAALPQAQALPQPQVLPPPPPQPQPQALPPPQPQPQALPPPQPQPQPSLTQNTVEINTTILPIATAMDVSLTDKVKKAPKRKRVVEDIGETAKRRSARVRNTKCKKEEKIDFQELLYKYLPSRLKKFDPDNDDESLSNLETQCDDKDDLQLLHGSSLPTGSVDYMESEQQDVHNFLLNNISNGGILDLKMRYLKAVGQKFLKEWPRGLAAVVLEVYQTWRKHSSGLPNPLLRDCSNQHIREMLTMSLACMELQLEQWSHTKGKNTSPRSSSISPGDDECHSEFPGKHFQGDLLLLALGSCQKDLFENDWLDVMVRVYWLKARFLALQGDMDLALESYDVCTGLLQSKPKNHEGKHYTISLPNLRVDAAISVEEIEKRLKSLERCQSLEEIQRLFESAEFDSVVRLLQPTLSYVSRGKTLEFVSSTPERPAQLILLQNSLLKLEDFQQCLECSEQALNEALQQLTSAPHGTPPTKEEWVCTIRKLLDGIEVCFTKDSQLLSHFPHFSSLSRLANNLIQLINLSMSTSDDPKEPYFFSVLPWIVLYRIIKHEEAAFDCVLQQHMSVGDDEDESDAPILPSSLALLNTAHEYLGRRSLCCSSDGTLLKFYVRVLEKELAISSKTDSHPYKEELEMALEQCFFCLYAYPSKKSKARYLDDHSSPQVELHWNNALFMFQYFKPKSLPEFDSYKTSTVSAELANLLRRFASIAPPSDTPKLTMEEVSAYIEGMTEKAPCLPEGSAPPPPITDEIHYLLADYHFKNKEQSKAIKFYVNDICVCPTRFDSWAGMALARASRIQEKLNSNELKSDIPIWKHSQAVLNCFKRALEIDSSNLSLWIEYGTMSYALHSFASRQLKQWRNEPEVLKQMSGCNCSGQLPVKQESRLCPSVSAQMVERRDAMLETALQCFQGASRCECDSDEEEWLIHYMLGKIAEKRKEPPVEYLQLYKKAAHYLHEEAARYPRKIHYHNPPDLAMEALELHFRLGATILKLLEANESDLDHELLFNLLVEAATGPFARGEEKSMPSMPRSLEKEKPPSMMDFNCPSVCVNNTLITSRPSAATPGLTSPLYVAAPFDHDYAKRKTLRRQQWQQQQQRQEERQADASPEFDHDYCLPRSPLWLASLNERSQDSEVVMLSDSNSTQDPFTDPTSSQDSSHKTVFGKASSSSSESTTPVKDGHSTSEDTPSQGENFGILTEEKVIQEVVECVVVTLPETQKVPVEPCPQPVPVPATPPKLPGPSLQAAPQTPASEGKKKPEPPAEVIEVPKSLPADRVEQRRTLVEMCVRILFLCLSRFPQHYKSLYRLAFFYTNSKTHQNLQWARDVLLGSGVPWQQLKHMPAQGLFCERNKTNLFNGIWRIPVDEIDRPGSFASHMNRSIVLLLEVLYQLKDHDTLLKVSFMLQRTPDQGKKYLRDGDRQVLAKRAFFLTVKVLEDNLNTLTGVSEQPHKVPGTPSVGEMTTTDVSNKPSSEDNRTALPKKPRLADGVAYTVSRDASQAPLAPPVLQSTDKSKESLPEKVDTSGTDGHKAGSEEPMDLGTGIWRRPAGPTEQQTEAGTSAEPLQKVEVGRTSELSLEDLSISSRQQQQLQASATTKVTLPTSGTDQGTPRRPSRKRKLLEDVESGKTLLLDAYRVWQHGQKVMTYDLGRVEKIMSETYMLIKQVDEDVALDQAVKFCQIQLATSAQRQTSVDAPTTPKYSKEHREYFFPASLPTPVLLSQVACHPPSSQDAHAKVAYEPLNKLSRPPAPAFYDQSPAPQQRRGAAATALTPHTGEQEEPLEGVSYRQQESHLCQQMKLASVSQGGQESAAAGWFQEEPASCSTAQPGPDQQQQFTSNEHSKLPDPNRIRSRIPPNMPKLFIPSTVKFPPEITVTPPTPTLLSPKGSISEETKQKLKNVILSSQSAATVKKDTLSQPALEVQETSSQESSLESESEEEEEEEEYMDT, from the exons ATG ATTCGCATTGCAGCACTAAACGCTGCTTCAACAGCTGCAGATGAGTCCCAAGACCCGCTGAAAACCCACAAGAGCCAGACTAAAGAGGCTCAG GAAGCTGAGGCGTTTGCTTTATATCATAAAGCATTAGATCTCCAAAAACATGACAAGTTTGAAGAGTCTTCCAAGGCTTACCATGAGCTCCTCAAAAAGCCGCTGCTCAAAGAG GCGATGCCTTCAGACGACCACCGAGTGGGTGTCAAGCATCCTGGACTGATTTTGAAATACTCTACATTTAAAAATTTGGCCACCATGGCAGCAACACAGGATGACCTAGAGACTGCTATGGAGTTTTATTTAGAG GCTGTAATTTTGGACTCCACTGATGTCAACATGTGGTACAAAATCGGGCAGGTGGCTCTGCGACTTGTGCGCATTCCTTTGGCTCGGCATGCCTTTGAGGAGGGATTACATTGTAACCCAGACCACTGGCCCTGCATGGACAACCTCATCACTGTTCTGTACACCCTCAGCGACTACACAT GCTGTTTGTACTTCATCGCTAAAGCTCTGGAGCGAGATCACTGTTACACTAAAGGTCTAGTGCTGAAGGAGAGGATCTTTGAGGAGCAGCCCTGCCTGAAGCAAGACACTATGCAGATGTTCACGAAATG CCACGTATCGATTCACTATGTGGaagtggagaaagaggagcaggactCCATCTTGGAAGAGGCGAGGGAGCTGAGGAGGCGCAGACAAATGCTGTCTCGCTGTGAACCACAACCCGACCTGGTCCTGATCCAGCCAGTCCACTGCCTCAC ATGGAAGAATCTTGGTGAAAGCCTGTTGGCCATGTACAAGCACCAGACCACATGCGAGCCCCCACGCCCGAGCCTCGGCCGCAGGATTGATTTGTCAGAGTATTGTAACCAAATCCTCCTCCAGAACTTTCCTCAGCCCACCAGTCCCATCTGTTTGGGCCCTTCCACCATTTTAAGCAGCAGTCCGAGTTCCTCCCTCCCGCCAGTGGCCCTGGCCGAGCCTGCAGCCCTGCCTCAGGCTCAGGCCCTGCCTCAGCCTCAGGTCCTGCCTCCGCCTccgcctcagcctcagcctcaggcCCTGCCTccgcctcagcctcagcctcaggcCCTGCCTccgcctcagcctcagcctcagccaaGCCTCACCCAGAACACCGTGGAGATCAACACCACCATTCTGCCCATCG CTACAGCCATGGACGTGTCGCTCACTGATAAAGTTAAGAAAGCACCAAAAAGGAAACGAGTGGTGGAAGATATCGGGGAAACAGCCAAGCGACGCTCGGCTCGTGTTCGGAACACAAAATgcaagaaggaggagaagattgATTTTCAGGAACTGCTTTATAAATACCTCCCATCGAG gctGAAGAAGTTTGATCCTGATAACGATGATGAAAGTCTGAGTAACCTGGAGACGCAGTGTGATGACAAAGAtgatctgcagctcctccatggCAGCTCTCTGCCTACTGGCTCTGTTGATTACATGGAATCTG aACAACAGGATGTGCACAACTTCCTCCTCAATAACATCAGTAATGGCGGCATCCTGGACTTGAAGATGCGCTATTTGAAAGCAGTGGGTCAGAAGTTCCTGAAGGAGTGGCCTCGAGGTTTGGCCGCGGTGGTGCTGGAGGTCTATCAGACATGGCGGAAGCACAGCAGCGGACTTCCCAACCCTCTGCTGCGAGACTGCAGCAACCAGCATATCCGG GAAATGTTGACGATGAGTTTGGCCTGTATGGAGTTGCAGTTAGAACAATGGTCACACACCAAAGGAAAGAACA CATCTccaagaagcagcagcatcagtcctGGTGATGACGAGTGTCACTCTGAATTCCCTGGGAAACATTTCCAGGGTGATCTTTTGCTGCTGGCCTTGGGTTCATGCCAGAAGGACCTGTTTGAGAACGACTGGCTGGATGTCATGGTGCGTGTGTACTGGCTGAAGGCACGGTTTCTGGCCCTGCAG GGAGACATGGATTTAGCTCTGGAGAGCTACGATGTGTGCACAGGCCTGTTGCAGAGCAAACCAAAGAACCATGAAGGGAAACATTACACCATCAGCCTGCCTAACCTGCGTGTGGATGCTGCCATCTCTGTAGAGGAG ATTGAAAAGCGGCTGAAGTCTCTGGAGCGTTGTCAGTCTCTGGAGGAGATCCAGCGTCTCTTTGAGTCTGCGGAATTTGACTCTGTGGTGCGCCTGCTGCAGCCGACTCTGAGCTATGTCAGCCGCGGTAAAACACTGGAGTTTGTGAGCTCCACACCAGAGCGGCCCGCTCAGCTGATTCTCCTGCAG AACTCACTGCTGAAGCTGGAGGACTTCCAGCAGTGTTTGGAGTGCAGCGAACAGGCCCTGAATGAAGCTCTACAGCAGCTCACCTCTGCTCCTCATGGCACACCTCCCACTAAGGAGGAGTGGGTATGCACCATTAGAAAGCTGCTGGATGGTATCGAGGTTTGCTTCACCAAGGACTCGCAGCTTCTGAGTCATTTCCCCCACTTCTCCAGTTTGTCTCGACTAGCAAACAACCTAATTCAG CTGATTAATCTGAGCATGAGCACTTCTGACGACCCCAAGGAGCCTTATTTCTTCTCAGTTCTGCCCTGGATTGTTCTGTATCGCATTATCAAACACGAGGAGGCTGCTTTCGACTGTGTGCTTCAACAGCATATGTCAGTCGGAGATGATGAAG ATGAGTCAGACGCTCCCATCCTTCCCTCCTCGCTAGCACTTTTGAACACAGCTCATGAGTATCTCGGTCGACGTTCATTGTGCTGCAGCTCGGATGGCACACTCCTCAAGTTCTAC GTTCGAGTTTTGGAGAAAGAGCTGGCCATCAGTTCTAAAACCGACTCTCATCCCtacaaagaggagctggagatggcGCTGGAACAGTGTTTTTTCTGCCTCTATGCTTATCCCAGCAAGAAGAGCAAGGCCCGATATCTGGACGATCACTCCTCTCCACAG GTGGAGCTCCACTGGAACAATGCACTCTTCATGTTCCAGTACTTTAAGCCCAAGTCGCTGCCTGAGTTCGACAGCTATAAGACGAGCACCGTGTCGGCCGAACTGGCCAATCTGTTGAGGAGGTTTGCCAGCATCGCACCACCAAGTGACACCCCCAAGCTGACTATGGAGGAAGTATCTGCTTATATTGAAGGCATGACAGAAAAG GCGCCGTGCCTCCCTGAAGGaagtgctcctcctcctccaatcaCTGACGAGATCCACTACCTGCTGGCTGATTACCATTTCAAAAACAAGGAGCAGTCCAAGGCCATTAAGTTTTATGTTAACGACATCTGCGTGTGTCCTACAAG GTTCGACTCCTGGGCCGGGATGGCGTTAGCACGAGCTAGCCGCATTCAAGAGAAGCTCAACTCCAACGAGCTGAAAAGTGACATTCCCATATGGAAGCACTCGCAGGCAGTGCTGAACTGTTTCAAGAGGGCGCTGGAGATCGACAGCTCCAACCTTTCGCTCTGGATCGAGTACGGCACCATGTCCTACGCGCTGCACTCGTTTGCATCACGCCAACTTAAACAGTGGCGTAATGAGCCAGAGGTGCTGAAACAGATGAGTGGTTGCAATTGTTCAGGTCAACTTCCTGTCAAACAGGAGTCacgtctctgtccctctgtatCGGCTCAGATGGTGGAAAGGCGAGACGCCATGTTGGAGACGGCCTTGCAGTGTTTCCAGGGTGCATCCCGTTGTGAGTGTGACAGCGATGAAGAGGAGTGGCTCATCCATTACATGCTGGGAAAGATCGCGGAGAAGCGGAAAGAGCCACCTGTGGAATATCTGCAGCTTTACAAGAAG GCAGCTCACTATCTGCATGAAGAAGCTGCCAGGTACCCCCGCAAGATCCACTACCACAACCCACCGGACCTCGCCATGGAGGCCTTGGAG CTGCATTTCCGTCTCGGTGCCACCATTCTGAAGCTCCTGGAGGCCAACGAGTCTGATCTGGACCACGAGCTTTTGTTTAACTTGCTAGTCGAAGCTGCTACTGGGCCTTTCGCtcgaggggaggagaagagtaTGCCGAGCATGCCCAGATCTCTCGAAAA GGAGAAACCCCCATCTATGATGGACTTCAACTGCCCATCTGTGTGCGTCAACAACACCCTGATCACCTCCCGGCCGTCGGCCGCCACTCCAGGTCTCACATCACCTCTTTACGTGGCCGCGCCGTTTGACCACGATTACGCCAAACGCAAAACGCTCCggcggcagcagtggcagcagcagcagcagcggcaggaggAGCGGCAGGCTGATG CCTCACCAGAGTTTGACCATGATTACTGCCTGCCCAGGTCTCCATTGTGGCTGGCTTCTCTGAATG AGCGCAGCCAAGACAGTGAGGTGGTGATGCTCTCGGACTCCAACTCCACCCAGGATCCCTTCACTGACCCCACCAGCTCACAGGACAGCAGCCACAAAACCGTCTTCGGGAAAGCCAGCTCGTCGTCCTCCGAAAGCACCACCCCTGTGAAGGATGGGCACTCCACATCCGAAGACACGC CATCACAGGGAGAGAATTTTGGGATCTTGACTGAAGAAAAAGTCATCCAGGAAGTTGTAGAATGCGTGGTGGTGACACTCCCAGAGACCCAAAAGGTCCCAGTGGAACCTTGTCCCCAGCCAGTTCCCGTCCCCGCCACACCTCCAAAACTTCCAGGTCCATCTCTGCAAGCGGCACCTCAAACCCCCGCCAGCGAGGGCAAGAAGAAGCCGGAGCCCCCTGCTGAGGTGATTGAGGTGCCTAAATCACTGCCTGCAGACCGCGTTGAGCAGAGACGCACACTGGTAGAAATGTGTGTCCGCATCCTCTTCCTGTGCCTCAGCCGCTTCCCTCAGCACTACAAGAGCCTCTACCGTCTGGCCTTCTTCTACACCAACAGCAAGACCCATCAG AACCTACAGTGGGCCCGAGATGTGTTGCTAGGAAGCGGTGTCCCGTGGCAACAGCTGAAGCACATGCCAGCACAAGGACTTTTCTGTGAGAGAAACAAAACCAACCTGTTCAAC GGCATCTGGCGTATTCCAGTAGATGAGATTGATCGCCCGGGAAGTTTTGCATCTCATATGAACCGATCCATCGTCCTCTTACTGGAGGTCCTGTATCAGCTAAAAGATCACGACACTTTGCTGAAAGTCTCCTTTATGCTGCAAAGAACCCCTGACCAGGGAAA GAAGTATCTACGTGATGGTGATCGCCAGGTTTTGGCCAAGAGAGCGTTCTTCCTAACGGTCAAAGTCCTGGAGGACAATCTGAACACTCTGACTGGG GTGTCTGAACAGCCTCACAAAGTGCCAGGGACCCCCTCCGTGGGGGAGATGACCACCACGGATGTGTCCAACAAGCCCAGTTCAGAGGACAACAGGACCGCTCTGCCTAAGAAGCCCAGACTTGCTGACGGAGTCGCTTATACGGTATCCAGAGATGCTTCCCAAGCACCGCTCGCCCCACCAGTGCTGCAATCCACAGATAAGAGCAAAGAGAGTCTCCCCGAGAAGGTGGACACTTCTGGGACTGATGGGCACAAAGCCGGGTCAGAAGAACCCATGGACCTGGGAACTGGGATCTGGAGAAGACCCGCGGGCCCGACAGAACAGCAGACAGAGGCGGGCACCTCTGCGGAGCCCCTGCAGAAGGTGGAGGTTGGTCGGACATCTGAGCTGTCTCTGGAGGACCtgagcatcagctccaggcagcagcagcaactccaGGCCTCAGCAACCACCAAGGTCACGTTGCCAACCAGCGGGACGGATCAGGGGACACCGCGCAGGCCCAGCAGGAAACGGAAGCTCTTGGAGGATGTGGAATCGGGAAAAACGTTACTGTTGGATGCCTACAGGGTGTGGCAGCACGGCCAGAAGGTCATGACCTACGACCTGGGGCGAGTGGAGAAGATCATGTCAGAGACCTACATGCTGATCAAACAG GTGGACGAGGACGTGGCTCTGGACCAGGCCGTCAAGTTCTGTCAGATTCAGTTGGCCACTTCAGCACAAAGACAG ACATCGGTCGACGCCCCAACAACGCCAAAATACTCTAAGGAGCACAGAGAGTACTTCTTCCCTGCCTCGCTGCCGACACCTGTCCTGCTCAGCCAGGTCGCCTGCCACCCGCCCTCCAGCCAGGACGCCCACGCCAAAGTGGCCTACGAACCCCTGAACAAGCTGTCCAGACCCCCCGCTCCGGCTTTCTACGACCAGTCCCCAGCGCCACAGCAGCGAAGGGGGGCTGCAGCCACGGCCCTAACGCCACACACAG gggagcaggaggagcccTTGGAGGGAGTCTCGTACCGACAGCAGGAGTCGCACCTCTGTCAGCAGATGAAACTGGCCTCTGTGTCTCAGGGGGGGCAGGAGTCCGCAGCAGCCGGCTGGTTCCAGGAAGAACCAGCCTCGTGTAGCACCGCTCAGCCGGGCCCAG accagcagcagcaattcACCAGCAACGAACACTCGAAGCTTCCAGACCCCAACAGGATCCGTTCCCGGATCCCCCCCAACATGCCAAAGCTCTTCATCCCGTCCACCGTCAAGTTCCCCCCAGAGATCACAGTCACGCCTCCAACGCCCACGCTCCTCTCACCGAAGGGCAGCATTTCTGAGGAAACCAAACAGAAGCTTAAG AACGTCATCCTGTCTTCTCAGTCTGCAGCCACGGTGAAGAAGGACACGCTGAGCCAGCCGGCGCTGGAGGTTCAGGAGACGTCCAGTCAGGAGTCGTCCCTGGAGAGCGAgtcggaggaagaggaggaggaagaagaataCATGGACACCTGA